In the genome of Corticium candelabrum chromosome 18, ooCorCand1.1, whole genome shotgun sequence, the window CCGCTAACAATGAAGATTGAATTTGACAATGAGCAACAAAAATAGTAGAAACCAATTTTAATGCAATTGAAATATAAGTATAGAAATGACAAGTACCTGCGTAACTGTTGACTGAGCtggtctttgtgtttgtctgcttccctgtgtgtttgtctgtccgtctgtgtgtctgctcgtctgtgtgtctgtctgtctgtggtctgtctgtctatctgtctgtctgtctgtctgcctgcctgccagtCAATCTGCATGttggttggtctgtctgtctgtctgtctgtgtctgtctgtttactcaATGGCCATCcacatgtctatctgtctgccacacgtctatctgtctgtctgtctgtctgcctgttaaTCAGAACAAGAATAAAAACTGACAATACAAATTTGACTATTAACGTTTTGTCAGATATTCATACACTACTTACAGACAAATTATCAAATGTCTCCACCACAGAGTCCCTTGCATCACTTGAGATGCTATCCGACGACAGCAGTCCATTGACTTTGTCATGTGTCTCTTCATCATACCCACCCTGTCCACCTGTGGCACCTGTGGGCCCAATCACTGTCACAGGATCAGACTGCATGTTACCATCACTTCCAATATTAACAGTCTGTGTGTTCACAAAACTATGACGCTTGTCATCATGGCCATCTATATGCCCAACATCCGACACACAatctgaatgtctgtctgtaatgtGCTCTAGTTGTCTTTCCATGGAATTGACGGACATGGCTGGATTATTGTCTTCACTGCTGTCTACAGACTCAGTGTTGGAGTGACTATAAAGTTGTGCATTGACATCACGATGTTGTCCATTGACTGAGTCTTGTTGGTGATTGACGTGTGATTGAAACATGTGACTGTTGGAAGGAAGACGTGGGACATTGTGATCGGATGTAATAAATGATGTTTCATCTTGTGCTGATTGAACATGCTCTGCTACAATATCAGAAAACATCCAGGATAAGAGTGTGTATTTGGGTGATCACAACGATGATACTAATACaaagagatgcatccctccaatacaatagtattgagatgcatccctccaatacaatagtattgagatgcatccctccaatacaatagtattgtgagatgcatcactccaatacaatagtactgtgagatgcgtctcttcaatacaatagtactgtgagatgcatcccttcaatacaatagtacactgtgagatgcatctctttaatacaatagtactgtgagatgcatctctttaatacaatagtactgtgagatgcatcccttcaatacaatagtactgtgagatgcatctccaatacaataggaatgaaagatgcatccctctactacagagatgcatccctccaatacaatagtattaaaagatgcatccctccaacacgAATTAGTTTGCAAAGCTTGTGCATACTAACATTATGAATAATGATTACAACATGCACAGAAAGTTGATATGCTTGAACTTACTTTTTTGTTCAAATAGTGTGTCATCCTGTCCAACAAGTCGAAGTTTGAGAAACTTGCCTGCAGCCTTCTGTACTGCCCGTTGTCGAGCATCTAAAACATCACCGTCACTATCTAGCTGGCTGTCTGACTGCTGTCTTGCTCCTTGAAATGAAGCCACATCAAGCTCTGCTGCAGATCTACAGTAGAATAAGCAGTAAATTGCCATTAATGTTGCAGTtcatctgtcagtttgtctgacCATTGTCTAACAATTTCTATTAGTTAATTGCCTTACAACATGAAAAAagaacttgaaaatagaaaaaaattaattaaaaaatagataataaaataataaaaataaataattaattaataaaaatttaaaataataaaaaaataataaaaataagtaatcaattaataaaaatttaaaaatagaaaataaataaataaataattaattagtaaaaataaaaaattagataaattaaaataaaaaacaaaacaatcaattaataaaaaaaaaaaattgaaataaaataaataataaataaaatcaattaataaaaatttataaaatttaaaaataaaaaaaattaaaaaattaacaaaaataaaaataaacacacacacacaatgattgCATTATTCACAGTATACCCACCTCATATCATGACCTTCCCCTGGAAGAGAATCCATAGTTCTGTGACTTTGATCCCATCCGGGAGCCGACGATCGAAAAATCTACAAACTCTACTCAACACCTCAACTATAAATCGTCTCACACACAACCTACTGTCGTTCCTGACGATAACCTCTCACGAGCATCCAACGGTAATGCATTTCCAGACATAGACATTCTGACCGGACTCGTTTTGACCTTCACCTGCGACAACTCTCCTCCAACTGTCGTAAGATGTGAAGTCTGAAGAGCATCCACAACCTGAGCAAATCAAGCAGATTACGCACAACACTCAATCAGATTGGTTGCTGCACACAAATCAATCGTTTACTTCTTTCATTCCGTCTGGGCTCATTGCCGAGTTGTGAATGTCCAGAACTTTCAGCGTTACATTGTGCTTCGAGAGAACCTCGACAAATCGCCTACCAGAATCATTCGAGAAGTCGTTCTGTAGGACAGAAGACAAGTCTGAGTTACCAAGTATTTTATGTTGTCGTGACGTCTACAGACTGTTGTTGTAACACTCCTAGAGTTTCATATTACTATCTTAACACTtgcaccttaattaattaaatatggcttcatttactattgattgattaattaccATCAATAATTTATCACGTAAACAGTAAAAATATAAACTCCGccttcatcacgtgactgcaTGTAGGTAACCCACGGTGAGTACagaaattaaaaacatttacCATTAATTAGTTACCTAAACTCCGccttcatcacgtgactcacgtgACTACATGTAGGTAACCTGTGGTGACTCCAGAAACTAAGGATGTAATTTGCAGAGCTAAATAATTCCAAGTGCAGGCAACAGTTTGGAAAGTAAACTAAAGCGCACATTCGTTTCTTTCTGTTAGTAAAGCAACAGCAACGTCAGCATCAAATCAACTGTCTACTAGTGCACCTACACCTATAATATCTAGTAGACCATTTGATGCTTTAAATATCTAATATCTTAGTCTTACTTCAGGGCTGACGGAGccgcaacagcagcagcagccatggccgccccactttttgaaaactcGACTTCAGCCAGCAAATGATTGCCACATACTTTTGGTCTAAGGGTagagctgattaaataaaataatatatttggtcATCTACCGGATTGCGGCTCTACTAATTTGGTGACTGTTTTGAAGTCTCCTACAACTTCTCTTTCGTTACCTGGCCAAATTGCCCGACCTCTGTGAATGCACATTGTGCGCATACTCACTACTCACGGATGTGTCATGTCATTGTATACTTTGTCGCAATCGAGCATCGAATCAAAGCCAACTCACCCCTAGCTTGCGCTAAGCCACAACCTCTAACGCACGCTAGGCCGCTCCACTTTCAAATTGCTTCCATCGGGCCTGTACTCTCGCTTACAGCCACACCACATTGAATATAACATTTCTTGTTTGATCACTGAAGTCAAGTAATGTTGGGCCAGGTCAGTGTGAGGATGTGAGACTGCCTGGGAACACCTGGTGTTGTAAGCTTTTTATTTTAAAAGTTTTTTTACAATTTTCGTCATTGTCTTTCTTTTATAAAGACGTTAAAAATTAGGTAagtttataaaaattaaattattaataaattaattaatttacgtttgctgtttgtgtgtatttgagtAATTGATCTAAAAGTTGGTTTATATCAATGCGTGCCAGGTCACGTGACCCAATAAAAATgtcaggtcacgtgacacattTATTGCTAAATAGTTGGAGTGTGTATCGTTGCCAACCCAATAAAaatgtgtcacgtgacctgacATACATTGATACCAAACCACCTTTTACATCAATtactcaaacacaaacaaacagtaaaacattaattaattaattatttatttaattaatttaatcatATCATGCAACatgttttcatatttgaacACCAGTCAAGACCAATACAAACAAGACATGCACCTACACATcatatcattaatatcaatatcacTATTTCAAACCTCGGCAACAAAAAGACTCTTTAACGACTGATTCTTAGCCAACGCCGCTGCAAGCTGCGATGCACCTTCATCGCCAATATCATTGCCAGACACAACAAGCGTCTCCAACGACTCACTCTCATGCACTGCATTTGCAAGATCGATAGCTCCCTCGTCGCCTATCCGATTGTCAGCCAAACCGAGCGACTTCAGCACCTTGTTGTATTGAAGAGCGTCAGCAAGCTGCTTAGCACCCACATCGGACACGTCGTTTCCACCCAAACCAATCGATTCTAATCGACAACGTGTTCCATTCAGAGTGTCCGCATCAAGTCGTGTTTCGACTTCGTTGTCATTTTCTGGTTGTAGGGAACCTTTGAGAAGGAGAGCGAGATGCTTGATGCCTCGGTCTGTGATGTTGTTCCCTCCTAATGCGAGCCAACGTAGACTCGAGTTTGCAGAGTTTACTTGGAGAGCTTCTGAGATCGCTTTCAGTCCGATGTCTCCAATGTGATTGCAGCCAAGCTGTTAGTAGAACAATATTCATATCAACTAAATACTTATTAGGATATGGTAAATATCACAAACAAAGtttcaattacatttattgTATATGTGATAATACAACTTTTAGATTGAAAAATATCAAAACGACTAAAATTGGAGAGAGAAAATTGTGTGTAGAAgtcacacacattcacatgaAGCATGTTTAGCATTTGGGGCATCTTTCCAAACtgaaacataaaaattaataaatcaataaataaaaaggtaacccatacaaacaaatcaaaatttctaccaccaaattaattaataattaaccaTAAATTAATCATTAAAATCAATGCAAAACTAACAATTaatcataaattaattaacaattaatcataaattaattaacaataaatcataaattaattaacaattaattattaattaattaacaattaattataaattactcaTTAAAATCAATGCAAAACTGCAAGCTCGTATACTCACTCTATCTGACCAAATACATGCCATCAAATACACATTGCCATCATATAGTTGACATCCCAGGCAAGTATACGAATGAATAGAAAAGATACTGTAGAGACTAAAACACACTGCTTACCCCCAGCCAATCAAGCGTCGAGTTCTGTCTCAGTCCTGCAGCAAGACCTTCCGCTCCGTCGGGAAACAATCGATTGTGCCACAACGACAGCCCCTTGAGAGTACAATTCTCAATCAACGCTTTTCCGATCATCTCGGCTCCTTTATCGCTAATCAAATTATCACTAAACAAAATAAGTTTATTATATATgtggtcacgtgttacgcaGTAGGTGGAGCCATTTGTTGAGTTAGTCGGTCATatgtatgtcacgtgaccatgtgACCTAGTGTTTCACACCTCAGGTAACGATGTGTCAGTAGTGTAGgatgattttgtgtgtgtaatgttTTGTACCTGAGTTCCAATGTCATGAGAGTCTGGTTGTGTTTCAATGCGTCTGCCATCGCTATGGCTCCTTCGTCTCCGATGTTGCAGTTTCTGAGAACGAACGTCTGCAAGCGAGTGTGCTGATCGAGTAGAATCTgccaacaaaaaaacaaagaTAAATATTAAGGGCATAAAAACGTAAATAAAATAcgtaaaatacataaataataaaaaataaaataaaatacataaataataaaaaataaaataaaatacataaataataaaaaataaaataaaatacataaataataaaaaataaaataaaatacataaataataaaaaataaaataaaatacataaataataaaaaataaaataaaatacataaataataaaaaataaaataaaatacataaataataaaataaaaaataaaatacataagtaataaaaaataaaataaaatgcataaataataaaaaataaaataaaatacataattaatataaaaataaaatacacaAATACTAAAATACGAGCACCGCCCCTCTCTGCtcataacgcgcgttaaaagggctgtgcaagagactaaaGCTTTTACGGCCTTTAtgatcattatttatttatgttttattgatattaatgtgctgtattaatatcaatataacTGCAGAACCTCTACAACAGCAAGACTAGAAAAGTTTTCcaaatatattttatcatGTATTTTTGTACACTACTGCTGTAACATCCATTTTGATATGTGTGACTACTGAAGGTgtataatcaataaattatttgcataactaataaattaaatgaTATTTGCATAATTCTATTTTTTAAATAATGTAATAATTGtacattaaataaaataaattatgcAACAATTATGTAATAAactgtgtaattaattaaaaaataaataattaataatgtaataatttttatgtagatttctgatatatttttaaatattgtccatgtcaataataCAGCAATCGCAGAAACTCTAAAACTCAGAAACTTGCTACTCTATCATAAGTCAGTTTACTCAGTGAGGCAAACCTCACTGCTGATGATGTAATGATTGTACatcaaataaaataaattatgtaACAATTATGTAATAAactgtgtaattaattaattatttttatttttaattaattacacattttattatttatttaattaataataaataataaataatgtaataattacacaataattaatatattaaattaattatgtacataaatCTCTATTAATATTTTCTACCTCTGAAAGAGCTATTGCTCCTTCATTCCCCAACGGATTTCCTCTCCTTGATACGTCACTAGTAGTCTGACGTCACAAAATCAtgtaggcgtggtcacacAATGGGCGTGGTTACTTACGAAATCAAGCCTTCGCAGCCTGCTGACGTCGTGCGACTGACATATTGCGTTGGAGAGCGTTCTAGCTCCAATGTGCGTGATTGCGCAGTCTCCAAGTCTGAGACTTTTGAGTCTCGTGTTCGTCTGCAGAGCGTCGGACAAGGCAGCGATGCCGCGATCGCCTATCTTGAGTCCTTCGCAGTTGAGTTCAATACAGCGCCTGTCGTTGTCCGCTAGACGATCGACGTTCTCTCTCAGTTTCTTTGATGTTTCTCCGCCCATATTTGGTAGTAATTTGTTGATATCCCGgataagacagacaaagccCCGGAAGTAAGTAGAACATGTGACTTTACAAAAGCCCGGCTATTTAATCTTTGTAAACCGGACCTTCGCGCGAGGATTTTTTATTTAGTAATGCGACGATTGGACTAAGACATGAAATACCACTGTCGTTTGACTGTTAGCTTTACAAGTAGCAGTATGCGTACCCTACTCTGTTTTGCATGATTTAtctgtagtctcgcgtagccagacctctttCCGCCGCGCCATTTTCGCCCGGATCGaaagaggtctggctacgcgagactaatctACCTACTGTAATGCAAATGGTAAACTTTTGGATCTAAGATAaacgcaaacaacaaaaaataatatatatttttaattaattaattgataaccACATTAATGTTTTTTCAGTTGTAAAACTAATGAAGTCGACGTCCCGTATGTCTACGTTTTATACGGGAACGTGCATGCAACCCTTTACCCAAGACCCAAAATGGTGAAAGCTGTGATATTGGTTGGAAGACTACAGAAAggtatgtctgcctgttgcATAGACAAAACGACGCATGTATATTGTTCGGTCACGTGACCGTCTAGGAACGCGCTTCCGACCTCTCTCGTTAGAAATCCCCAAACCCCTCTTTCCTATTGCTGGTCAACCAATGATACAACACCATTTCGAGGCGTGCGCTAAGGTTGACGGATTTGATCCTCGATGTGACGTCACTTTTGTTATTTATATACGGGACTTTAGGTACCAGAAATGAAGGAAATCATTTTAATCGGTGGCTACGACAGTGATCAGATGAGACGGTTTGCTCAGAAGATGCAAAAGGAATTTTCAATTCCAGTCAggtatttttaaatttaatccACATCTAtcaatagatatcaatgtcacgtgacctattagtacaggtacagtgtacagtagaatGATTATTTGTAGTCATCGCTGTTTGCATAGATTGGACAGTAATGTGGCCAGTTATTTTGCCTATTGATTGGTTTGTAGAGATActgtattgtctgtctgtccatctgtctgtctgtttgtttgtctgtctgtctgtctgtgtctgtctgtctgtcaaaacacGTCTGTCAATTTATCTAAATtcatgcatctgtctgtctgtttgtctgtctgtctgtctggttggcTGTCTGctcgtccgtctgtctatctgtttgtgtcagtttgtctgcatgtctggctgtctgcccgtctttctgtctatctgttagtgtctgtctgtgtgtctgtctgtcaaaacacGTCTGTCAATTTATctaaatttgtctgtctgtctatctgtctgtctgtttgtttgtctgtgtttgtctgtctgtctgtatgtctggctgtctgcccatccgtctgtctatctgtttgtgtcagtttgtctgcatgtctggctgtctgcccgtctgtctgtctatctgttagtgtctgtctgtgtgtctgtctgtctgtgtgtctgtctgtgtgtctgtctgtctgtctgtcaaaacacGTCTGTCAATTTAtctaaatctgtctgtctgtctatccgtctgtctgtttgtccatctgtgtgtttgtctgtatgtctggctgtctgctcatccatctgtctatctgtttgtgtctgtctgtctgtctgtctgtcaaaacacGTCTGTCAATTTATCTaaatccgtctgtctgttcgtccatctgtctgtctgtctgtttgtttgtcaaaacATGTCGTCTGTCAATTTATCTaaatccatctgtctgtctctttgtcgtTTATCAGTCAGCAAATCTGGAGCCAGACACATATATACTTGATGTTGTAGATATCTTCAAGAGCACGAGTCTCTCGGTACTGCTGGTGGGATATACCATTTTCGAGACCAAATCCTGAGTGGATCTCCGGAGTGTTTCTTTCTGTTCAACTGTGACATCTGCTGCGATTTCCCCTTAGTTGACTTACTGAAATTCCACAGAGAACACACACCAGCTGACGGCATCACTATGATGGGAACAGATGCCAATAGGAAACAAGCAGTGAACTATGGTTGTATAGTGGAAAATAGCGATACTCACGAAGTATGTTGATTGTTCATTATTGATGTAGAGAGACAGGCAGGGAGGTGGGTAGGCAGGtggccagacaaacagacaaatagatacaCACTCAGCATCATGAGAGCAAAATTTAAATGCGGCTTAGCGCGTGTCAGTGGCGTGGCCAAGTGGCGGTCATTACCCTGTCTgcttcattgatattaacatgtaTCTTATAAtttgttgtcatcattttTGAAAGCAGCAGACAAAGAAAGTTAACTAGAATTCTGGCCACGCCCACCGTGGGataatatattacttatttaattacctagcACCAAGACCGGAAGTGACAGTTTTGTGACTCAGACCAAAGCTATGTTGCATCCTGTGGCCCTGACACTGAAACAACACAAGCAGAGATGCACACGTTGGGTGGGTTAGTGTTAGCTGCAATTGATTACTGGAATTACGATGTTCTGACGTATATAGCCACGCCCCTTTAAGGGGCGTGGCTAGCGACACTAGTTCTGACGTATGAAAGTGTGTTGTTACGTGCAGGTCAAACATTATGTTGAGAAACCAGAGACGTTTGTAAGCAGCATCATTAACACAGGAGTATACATCCTCTCGCCCAATGCGTTTGCTCACATGAGCACAGTCTTCAGACAAAACTATGAAGGAAAGTAAGTGGAACCACACGAAATGGCCAGCCAATTAATaaaaatgcatgcacatatgcaAGATTGAGACGATCCAATATGTAAATTGAAATGACCCAGAATGGATagacttaaattaattatttattttttattaattaaaaaattataatttttaaatgtTGATAATATTAGATGTCCTTATATGTAAAGCTTCTGTAATAGCatgcgtgcacgcacacacacacacacgcacacacacacacacacacacacatacacacacacacacacacacacacacacacacacacacacacacacacacacacactaacacatgcacacacacacacacacacacatgcacacacacacacacacacaca includes:
- the LOC134193751 gene encoding uncharacterized protein LOC134193751, producing the protein MGGETSKKLRENVDRLADNDRRCIELNCEGLKIGDRGIAALSDALQTNTRLKSLRLGDCAITHIGARTLSNAICQSHDVSRLRRLDFTTSDVSRRGNPLGNEGAIALSEILLDQHTRLQTFVLRNCNIGDEGAIAMADALKHNQTLMTLELSDNLISDKGAEMIGKALIENCTLKGLSLWHNRLFPDGAEGLAAGLRQNSTLDWLGLGCNHIGDIGLKAISEALQVNSANSSLRWLALGGNNITDRGIKHLALLLKGSLQPENDNEVETRLDADTLNGTRCRLESIGLGGNDVSDVGAKQLADALQYNKVLKSLGLADNRIGDEGAIDLANAVHESESLETLVVSGNDIGDEGASQLAAALAKNQSLKSLFVAENDFSNDSGRRFVEVLSKHNVTLKVLDIHNSAMSPDGMKEVVDALQTSHLTTVGGELSQVKVKTSPVRMSMSGNALPLDARERLSSGTTIFRSSAPGWDQSHRTMDSLPGEGHDMRSAAELDVASFQGARQQSDSQLDSDGDVLDARQRAVQKAAGKFLKLRLVGQDDTLFEQKTEHVQSAQDETSFITSDHNVPRLPSNSHMFQSHVNHQQDSVNGQHRDVNAQLYSHSNTESVDSSEDNNPAMSVNSMERQLEHITDRHSDCVSDVGHIDGHDDKRHSFVNTQTVNIGSDGNMQSDPVTVIGPTGATGGQGGYDEETHDKVNGLLSSDSISSDARDSVVETFDNLSRSASESSLSHLTKDRPRQLGKRKPSRSPSGSSISNKGMDKESLQPVQELQNEMVIYGNNHVGISQEEKIEGDLHATRMGNLRQRVNVMQLGGSLQNLFDQIVIRDVSYNHDFTTARLPENAYKNCRDSHTPLPPESTRVELTFTEGMEGSDYINASFVGLLNEPKKFIVAQSPLEDTFPDFWRMIWEQSVRLIVMLGKTTEGGEAKCEKYWPDWQGYGDDYGLVCVSGPGKPGRWAPGALHVTSSRDHDESIVGLKSREMRTVT